Proteins from a single region of Hordeum vulgare subsp. vulgare chromosome 6H, MorexV3_pseudomolecules_assembly, whole genome shotgun sequence:
- the LOC123401368 gene encoding uncharacterized protein LOC123401368, which translates to MVNASTSPERAGRLPLRPPHPALTTCSRASDRLLLLDVLPVSGYYWTHMSTYCIDLVDLCRPLLLTRSFIPTCRIRHWPPPRLCPPNPAASIDSALQIEADMAALFQIMDNGCLLPSSRMLVRCCFLHVLLSSLLSCCVVLRSISCCLSTWPAAC; encoded by the exons ATGGTCAACGCCTCCACGTCTCCAGAACGGGCCGGGCGGCTGCCTCTCCGTCCGCCTCATCCGGCTCTCACCACCTGCTCACGTGCATCAGATCGGCTGCTGCTCCTTGACGTGCTGCCTGTATCCGGCTACTACTGGACACACATGTCCACGTACTGCATCGACTTGGTTGATCTCTGCCGGCCGCTGCTCCTGACGCGCAGTTTCATCCCCACCTGCCGGATTCGTCACTGGCCTCCACCTCGTCTCTGCCCGCCAAACCCGGCAGCGAGCATCGACTCGGCTCTCCAGATCGAAGCCGATATGGCGGCACTGTTCCAGATCATGGACAATGGCTGCCTTCTACCTTCTTCCCGCATGCTTGTCCGCTGCTGCTTCTTGCATGTGCTGTTGTCCTCTTTGCTAT CTTGCTGTGTGGTGCTGCGTTCGATTAGCTGCTGCCTTTCTACGTGGCCGGCTGCGTGCTAG